In Papaver somniferum cultivar HN1 unplaced genomic scaffold, ASM357369v1 unplaced-scaffold_117, whole genome shotgun sequence, the DNA window aagtttttgggttcTGGGACTCATCATTATCAAGCTCGATTGACCATAGTCAAATCTTTTCATTGCCTTCATCTTCTAGTTCGCTTTGCGTTACATGTCTTCTTTGATTCTTCGGTTTGACTTAACAAAGACGACTTTGCTTTCTACAGCattgcaaaacaaaaaaaaatgctgGCCTTGTAGTGAAATAAATCCTCTTTAAAAACCTCTGAAATATCCGTCAGAAAACCTTTCCAAACTCAGATTAATTTATATATCCTCTATAAGGGTATCAACCTTGTCACATTTACGGGCTTACTTACTCGTGACTCAACCTCAAGCCCGTGTAAAAATTGTTACAAGTTAAATGATAGCCCATTATGAGTTCATAGTACACTAAATTCGCAGTAGAGTCCCTAAATTGTTCCTGCAAATGATAAGTCCCTAAATTCAAGAAGAAGCAAATTCAGATATCTTCCTAGTCATTTTTGCACAAATAACTCCCATTCAAAAGACAATAACAAAGGACATACAGTAGTTTCtcataatagagttgtttttGATGGTTACGTTATACCGAAAGAAGTAGTGATGTAAACTTTCCATCAGAAAGGTTATAAATGGTCCAGCAGTTTACTTTTGGTCCACTGCACATTTTTCTCATTCATATGGTGACGAGAAAAACCTGTTACTAGAATGCGTAGATCTCTCTTGGCTCAGTCTAAATTCTTGGTCGTACTATATAATGAAGTGAAATCAATAACAACAAGTCTTTATACCATGTAATTAATCATGACATATCACCAACTCAAGAAGCAGTCCACGATGAAGAACATAATCATTCAAACTACAAAGAAGGTGACTATGTTCGGGGAATCACTGGCTGGGAACAATACAGCCTCCTTGAAAACCCTGAACCTTCAACTCTTGTGAAAATCAAATACACTGATCTACCTCTTTCATACTATACCGGAATCCTTGGTAAGTTTCGTCGCCGTTGTTTTATTGTTGCTGGAACTTGACAATTTATGCACTTTTGGGTTTATGAAACTCATTCTTGCATACATCTTGCTGTAGGTATGCCGGGCCTTACTGCATATGTTGGTTTACATGAGATTGCTTCCCCTAAGAAAGGAGAGTTTGTGTTTGTATCGGCTGCATCTGGTGCAGTCGGACAACTTGTGGAACAATTTGCTAAGCTGATGGGTTGTTACGTCGTAGGCTGTGCTGGAACCAAAGAAAAGGTGAACAATTTTCTTTATAAATCATCAGTTTTATGCTTTGCTACTAAAGTCCTTAATGATATGCATAATCGTTTCACTTTTCATGATGATACTCAGGTTGATTTGTTGAAGAACAAGCTTGGTTTTGATGATGCTTTCAACTATAAAGAAGAGCATGATTTGGTAGCAGCTTTGAAAAGGTTGGCGGTATCTACGAAACATTTACCTTGTGTTTGATTGCATCCATCTTTCAATGGAAATAACAGGTTTCTATTTGTTTACAGGCACTTTCCGGAAGGGATCGATATCTACTTCGAGAATGTTGGTGGAAAGATGCAGTCCTTGCAAACATGAGACTCCATGGTCGAATTGCCGCTTGTGGAATGATTTCCCAGTACAACCTCGAAGAATCGGAAGGATTGACGAATCCGGATGGAAGGATTTTTGGTTTTCGATCACATTCAACGCGTCTACCCGAAGTTCGTAGAAGTGATGAAGCAATACATGACAGAGGAAAAGATTGTGTATGTTGAAGATACTGTAGAAGGTCTTGAAAATGCACCAGCTGCACTGATAGGGCTGTTCACCGGGCGCAACCTTGGGAAACAAGTCGTCGTAGTTTCCCGCGAGTAATTACTGTGCATCTTACAGATACAGTTTCTCACTGCTGAAAACTTCAATCCTGACCGCTTTGCCATCCTCTCCATCCTTCCAGATGGTTTTCTGTTGCTTGTTTGTTTTGCATGCTATGAATATTATGTTCTGCGTTGATCAAGATAACCCGATCTACTGATTTTCAATTGCTCTTCGATCTGAAACTAAATCCCAACGGACATTTACAAGAGAGAAAGGAAAACCAACTAGAGCCGGTGAACCCAATAAATCACTTCATGATATCAAAGTCACCCAACTCATCTATAAACAAAGTTAAAACCAACTCCTTTACAAACTGCCTGATGAAAACCTTGACCTACAACAAACAATTAAACGTTCTTATCCTTTTTCCATTGCCAGTTCGGCAAGCCAACAATCCTTACTATTACAAGTGCAAAGCACATTATTCTCCTTTCAATTGACGATAACCCTTAACATTACAGATGCATGGCGTAGCCACACAGGTACTAGGAATCCACTTTAGACTCAAGAACAAGTGTCAATAGGCAAGGCATATCCACGCAGGTACTTGGAATCTACTTTAGACTCACGAACAAGTGCCAATCTTCCTGTTCTTGCCACCtttatagaaaaaaaaatacagaatAGCATAAAAATTTCAGCAGTGGCTAGATTACCCCCAATAAACTGGGACTTCGGTTGGCAGTAAAAAGTAGTTCAAATGATAAACTAACAAATTTGGATATCTATGTTTAAATAGGTCTGAAATGATTTCCTGGTATTTGAAACCAATTTCTGTAGACTCGTATTATTTGGAAGCCATGTTTTAATAGGTCTTAAAAAACCGTTTCAATCCCCAAAAATGAATTGATGCAAAAAGTGAAATGCGACCCATACAACACACTCAGCAGAAACACAAGCCGAAGCCACTGTGATATCCTGAAATATTAAGTTACAGTAACATACCTCACAAATGCCATAAGGCTCTAGTAACCTTTGTAGCGCAACCATTTTGTCCAAATCTCCAGTGAGCTGACAAGGGGCAAAAGCATTAAGTTTCAATTATTAATaatggaaaaaaaagaaaaaacattaatACGAAACCTTAGTTCATGACAAAAAACTGCCAGAAAAAATTTACAAGTATAAATGTGAATCACGAAGATGTCCAATTTTTTGAGATATTTCTTAGACTGTATTCAACCTGGCACATTCAGAACTCGTGCTACATAAAATCTTTCTGACCTAACAATGTAGTTCACAGCTAAGTGCTAACCCATAGCTGGAATCACCAACCGCACAGTAACATATAAAGAAAGGACAATAAAGATACCATATATCATGTAAGTTCGCATCGCGCAGTGACTATTATTGTCTAGGGAGAATTACAAACCTCTAGGGTGATTGTGTGGTCAGACACATCCACAGCTTTTGCTCGGAAAATGCTAGCAATGTCAAGGACATCCCTTCTTGCAACAGCATTTACAGCAATCTTTATCAACATCAATTCTCTTTCAGCGAATGGCATGTGTGTAACATCACGAACCtgaggttttttttgtttttgttttccgcAAGTGAGTAGCCATTTTGATAATTTCATAGACACTAGAATCTAAAATCATTAATGATGCGCAGCAATTGTCACATAGAATAAGACTCACCTCGTGAATATCAATAAGTTTATACAATTGTTGAACTAATTTTCCAATTGATTCATCAGTACCAGGAACAACAGTTGTAATGCGAGAAATGCCCTGTTTTTCTGCAGGTCCAACAGCAAGACTCTGGAGAATAATTGAAAAATCACGGTAAAGGACATGGGAACCCACAAGATCACCACAATTACACAAACTATAAACAAAAGGAATGACTAAATGGCATACCTGAATGTTGTAACCTCTACGAGAAAAAATACCAGTGACTATGTTCAGCACTCCAGGACAATCATTAACAAGCAATGATAAGGTGTGAGACCTAAGCCCAGCTgactgaaaaaataaaataaaaaattagacaCGGAGCATCAATTCATTTCGCTATCTGGATGGTAAAAGCAAGTGGTTACAAAAAGCTCTCTTACATCTTCGTTGTCGAGCACGCCCCAATGAGCATCAAGAATTTGATTCATCGAGAAACCATCATAAGGTTCAGTTGGATAAACATCACCCTTCAagtgaagagagagagagatcatcAATTAAATATGATTAAAGAGGGACTACGTTCTAAACTTAAAACAATTGTACAACGATATGCATGATAACGGATCCCATTCATGAGCGAGACAGAAACTAGTCTTTTGCAATGCGGGCGAACCAGCTTATACACACTAAGATGAATCCCTAGATTATACTCCACAGAAAGCACTCGCTCATGATACAAATTCAGACAAAAAGATATACCCCTGTAGATAAGTTTGGTTGTGCTTCAAGTGCTTTGCTTGTAGTCTGTGGAAGAGAGTCGATAGGCATTGTGCCTTCAAGATCAGGATATGAAGCTGCAGAGAACCTCCAAAAAGGGGCAGACTCGCCCATCCTCTCCCGTCTCAAAGCAATCTATATAAGAGGCAAGAATTTGAAAATGGTGCTTACAAGACTTGTTCAAATGAACGCTTGTGAAATAACATAAAAACACATTATTGAAACTACATAAGCATTAACCTTTCCAGTTGTTGCGAGTTCTTTTATCCCAAACTTGCTGAAGTTTCTCTGAACAGCAACCATTTTACCTGGATCTCCAGTTACCTGAAATTGGCACTAAACCACTTTAGCTATTTGACTTAGAGGCCCAGTACAAACAAACaaagaaattgttttcttttctttttaccaATAtataaatgaagaaaaaaaaaatctatctagAATCTGGAACACTATGCATAAGAACATTCCATTACTGGTGGCAGTACCATTACAACAAAATTGCAAGGAACTGCATCCAAACATATTATTCTCAATACAATTTGAACTTAGATTCTATTAATCTgtgaaaaaccaaaaatttctctaaCTACCAGCCCTGCATATTCGTTTTTTGAACTTTTTCTAACAATTTCTTTATGAACATATCCATCACCGAACCAAATTCTACTCTCTAAGATACATTGCCAACATGGCACATGCTAGAAACAAATAACCAATACAAGACATAAGCTTTCATAAGCACCTCTATAGTTAGCGAGTCCTCTGCAATGTCGACAATTTTTGCTCTGAATATGTCCACCAACCACATTATCTGAAgattaaaacaaaagatattgAGTTAGCACCTCAAACAAAAACAGAGGTAACAGAACTGCATTTCCTAATCGACcacaattctttttttttacccCTAGCGGTATCACTGAACCTCTTGGGTTTTAAATATGGTGAGATAAGGTTGAATTAGAAAGGGGAACCATGTCTGCTGGATTGCGTCGGAGAAGACCCCTAACACAAACACTACACGACTTGGTCCCACGACGGAGCATAATGCAGAAGGACAACTTAACAATTAGACTAGCCGATGGTTGATCCTCAAATTAGAACTTCCTACTAGAGAGATGACATATAGGGACAATAGATACCTCTGCACGATTGCTTTCATTAGCATTGAGTTTTACGAGCATCAATTCACGTTCTACCTGTGGTTCTGATGAGAGATCTTCCACCTGGTAAATTCGATCAAATAAATGTTAAAAGGTACAGAAGCAAAAAGGCAACTAAATTCGAGGCCACCCAACATAGTAGTAATGGCAACTAGCCAGAGGTCTTTAATCATACGCCGTGTTTAAAAGAGAGCTACGGAAAGATACCATTTCGACATAATTTAGGAGCCAAGTATCAGGTTATGttacgaaagaaaaaaaaaagtgaatataaGTATGTTGGACTGCAAACGTAACTCATAGAATTTCGCAACTGAAAGCTCAGGGATGAGATTAGTACCTTCAAGACATTCACAAGCTTGTTAAGCTGCTCTACCACTTGCTGCAACACTCTATCAGTTCCAGAAACAACGATTGTGAAGAGTGCTTTGTCCTTATTCAAACCGACAGCAAGAGACTCAATATTATAACCCCTTCTAGCAAATACTCCTGCAATTCTGTTTATCATTCCACTTTCATCGCCAACAAATACAGAAATTGTATGGCGTCTTACCCTGCATTTTTAATGAATCTCTGTCTTAGCTACAGCATTGACACTAGTGCTGGTACAGCATAAACAGGGCTGGTCCTGCGTTTTTCGTGGCCTAatgcattttttgtttttgtggcCCTTATTATAGGTACGCTTAATAGCGGTGAGCAACCTAGACATTCGAAACTCATGGcaagagaaaaaaatcaaagatcaCTTGCTCTTagaaatgtaacttcattaaCATGTCAATCAAGAGTTGGTGTCTAACAACTAAGAGTTGTGTATCATTTATACACCAAGGAAATAGTTGGCAACACATGACATATACTAACTGAAGCACATATCACCTAGTAAACCACAAACTATCCAAAATGTTGTTTTCAGGTTCTATAACATATTGCAGCCGTCAACATTTCCTTTCTTCTCATTTCAACTTTATCAAAACAATGCAATCATTGAGGTAATACATGAATTGTAGAGAATTAGTACATTACATAAAGACCACACGCAAATGCAAGTGTGGCAAAAGAAGTTATGTCGTTACAATTACATCTAATAACGATGCAATTTTTGGCTGAACATAAAACATAAATCCATAAACTATGATCTCAAGAATCCAAAATTCTGAAGACAAATTTAGTTTCTAGAAACACCATTGTTAGTTTTTATAAGAGGACACCTTAAACAACACAGAATCAATGATCAAAACTTAAACGGAGACAACATAAAAAACATATTACATATACAGATGGAATAATCGAAACAAAAAAGAAATGCgattaaagaagaaacaaaagtaACAATTTGAATCATTTGGTCTAAAAAGAATAATATCTTATATCCATTGGTTTTTGAACCCTAGAACATTTCCATTTTCTGTTTTGAAAACTTGCCTTGCTTTGTCAACTGGAGCTGGAATTATTAAAGGAGAAAGATTAATAATTAGAGGTAAAAAAATAATTGTGGCCCCCTCTAACTTGTGGCCTCAAGCAAGGCTTTCCTTGCTTTAAGGGGAGGGCCGGCTCTGAGCATAAACTTTTGTACGAAACAAAGTGTCAAATTGGAGACAATCAAAAATAGTAGGAAACCTGGACTGCCCCAAACCGAAACAATTTAGGAAGCAGTAACCTTTAAATCTAACTTCTTTTGGTGGTATGCACGAACATGGACATCCATTAAGAGAAAAACTGAACCGCATCTTATCTTACAAAATCCATAAAATCATCGTTGCAAGAGTATATACGTTCTTTCTAATTAGGGTCGAAGTAAAATATCCAATTATCATGTCACGGTAAAGCATTTTCGCTAAATTTCTGCTCTTATCCACTAGTTTGCAAGTCCCAACCAATCAAAAGGATAACACAACTAACGTTAACCTTAACATTCTTATAATAGAACTATCCCTGTGTGAAATTGCACTTCTAAAACTTCAGTAATTACATTTTACGGGCTCTTACTCAGCATCAGTGTACTAATCTAGTTCTTAACATAATCACTTTTTCCCTTCATTCTCCAATGTCAACTCTTAACACATCACTCTCAAATCCACCCAAGATTATTTTCCCTTTCGTACAACTTTCTTGATATTTCGAATTCTATAAACCCAAACACCATCATTAACCTAACACTAGGTCAAAAAAATGACAACCCAGAAGAATTCAAGCATAAAAGAGCAATCTTTATCAAGAATACCTACAATTGCAACTCACTGAAACAAAACTGAAATTGATTAGATTGATTTACCTAGACCGGCCCATAGAAGGTGAAGATTCAGTCGTTGAAACCGCATTGTTGTTATCTTTGATAGCTGAAATGACCAATTTTTGCTGAGGTACAGAAACCCTGGATTTTGATAGCTCATtctttctcaaatcaaagaaCCCAGAACCACCTAAAAACCCTTTGTTGGAAATTGAAGATTGTGCAGGTTTAATGGGAAGAATAGTGTGAGTTGAAATTGCCGCCATCGCTGAGATGAGATTTTGGGTGAGAAAAACAGAGAGTTAGGGTTTTTGGTTTCCTAGTGGGAGGGAGGTAGGTAAAGATAGGTAAAAGACAAGAGAGCATGTATGTTGTAATGTAGCTAGGATGGGCTGGGTTAGCAATTGGGCTGGACGGCCCATCGAGCTAGGCTATTAGGTACGCTACACGATCCCGACAGACTGATCTTAGCTAGGTTGGGTACTATTTTGCTGAATTGAGTTGGAGACAGTTTTTTCATCTTTCTAATATCAATTCAATTTCATATATATGTAATCATATTTTACATGTTCGAAATCCAACAATTCCTCAATGACCAACTACTTTCGCATTCTTAACTACTAGTTACTTTTACATTTCTTACGCTGAGTATAGTGGAGGAGGCTCAGATCTAGTACATTTTGGGCTGGATCTGAGCAGGTTGCTTTACTAATTCTTGTTTTCTTAGTATTTATAGcttaatttttattatgttttcttcttatctacaccattatcgtggttttatctactcttttgaggtttatcttcgctttaatggcggtTCTTGGTTATTGGATTGGGTTTCAAGAtcgatagtgatgctctccaacgacgaaatcttcatcttcatcggtgatttctttgacgacggaagcttcatcactagtttcaagagatttgagcaaataaCTCCTAGTTTGGGAGcatatctttctaaagaagaaaaacaaactaaatggttggattctACTTCCGCGAAAAACCATtcttcttccgatttaatcgaatcttattcatacttgtatttgtcttactccggtaatcc includes these proteins:
- the LOC113329952 gene encoding acetolactate synthase small subunit 2, chloroplastic-like, with protein sequence MAAISTHTILPIKPAQSSISNKGFLGGSGFFDLRKNELSKSRVSVPQQKLVISAIKDNNNAVSTTESSPSMGRSRVRRHTISVFVGDESGMINRIAGVFARRGYNIESLAVGLNKDKALFTIVVSGTDRVLQQVVEQLNKLVNVLKVEDLSSEPQVERELMLVKLNANESNRAEIMWLVDIFRAKIVDIAEDSLTIEVTGDPGKMVAVQRNFSKFGIKELATTGKIALRRERMGESAPFWRFSAASYPDLEGTMPIDSLPQTTSKALEAQPNLSTGGDVYPTEPYDGFSMNQILDAHWGVLDNEDSAGLRSHTLSLLVNDCPGVLNIVTGIFSRRGYNIQSLAVGPAEKQGISRITTVVPGTDESIGKLVQQLYKLIDIHEVRDVTHMPFAERELMLIKIAVNAVARRDVLDIASIFRAKAVDVSDHTITLELTGDLDKMVALQRLLEPYGICEVARTGRLALVRESKVDSKYLRGYALPIDTCS